The following coding sequences lie in one Glycine max cultivar Williams 82 chromosome 19, Glycine_max_v4.0, whole genome shotgun sequence genomic window:
- the LOC121174171 gene encoding uncharacterized protein: MKNDDQFRICDHQYKLVFTGVTVLRQSNLEDLPFKKYKFADFTNIVVGLFEPKLLVGSYAPSVSNSLRASKLLINEAVLEIQEFRESLSDLGIQVRLVFTVGDQGSSQVSGSSQLSSKDEFLSKVEAKTISDINNISKLVWNLMPIFFCQEIVCVTVSTINRIVMDNHSWCYPACSYCHRKTDVETVAFTCACGKHNDQPVLRYRVEVMVTHKEQSTNFLMWDYKCIELIGQSANEVNKLKIEEGDIDLNFSPLALDKLLGYVLAFKIKVQPKFNNVVVLRYSNDLDLINAVVDMLPDAEACSNVHAPILDSDDPSQLESQSVSDTTDHDPLLGLPLKPTKRFTSDDCDDEPKASQISPAQLSSNKLARHDQIE; this comes from the exons ATGAAGAATGACGACCAATTTAGAATCTGTGATCACCagtataaattagtttttaccgGAGTTACTGTTCTCAGGCAATCCAATTTGGAGGATCTTCcctttaagaaatataaatttgctGATTTCACCAATATCGTTGTTGGGCTCTTCGAACCTAAATTGTTGGTTG GATCTTATGCACCCTCAGTCAGTAATTCGTTGAGGGCCTCCAAATTATTGATCAATGAAGCTGTTTTAGAAATTCAAGAATTCAGGGAGAG CCTTTCTGATTTAGGCATTCAGGTTCGGTTAGTTTTCACAGTTGGTGACCAGGGGAGTTCCCAAGTTTCAGGTTCAAGCCAATTGTCGTCAAAAGATGAATTTCTTTCAAAAGTTGAAGCAAAGACAATCTCTGACATTAACAACATTTCTAAG TTGGTTTGGAATCTGATGCCTATCTTTTTTTGCCAAGAAATTGTTTGTGTTACTGTCAGCACCATTAATAGAATTGTTATGGATAACCATTCATGGTGTTATCCAGCTTGCAGTTACTGCCacagaaaaactgatgttgagaCAGTCGCATTCACATGTGCATGTGGCAAACATAATGACCAACCTGTGCTGAG GTATAGAGTCGAGGTGATGGTCACCCACAAAGAACAAAGCACAAATTTTTTGATGTGGGACTATAAATGCATTGAGCTGATTGGACAATCAGCTAATGAAGTTAACAAGTTGAAAATTGAA GAGGGtgatattgatttgaatttttctcCTCTAGCTCTTGATAAGTTGCTGGGTTATGTTCTTGCATTTAAAATCAAAGTTCAACCCAAGTTTAACAATGTTGTTGTTCTTAGATACTCGAATGACTTAGATTTGATCAATGCTGTGGTGGACATGCTGCCTGATGCCGAG GCATGTTCCAATGTTCATGCTCCTATTCTTGACTCCGATGATCCTTCCCAACTCGAATCT CAATCTGTGTCTGACACAACAGATCATGATCCACTTCTGGGTCTTCCATTGAAACCTACAAAACGGTTTACATCTGATGATTGTGATGATGAACCGAAAGCCTCTCAGATTTCACCGGCCCAACTTTCATCTAACAAATTAGCAAGACATGATCAAATTGAATGA
- the LOC100526979 gene encoding 60S ribosomal protein L36-3: MAPKHPSTGLFVGLNKGHVVTKKELPPRPSDRKGKTSKRVHFVRNLIREVAGFAPYEKRITELLKVGKDKRALKVAKRKLGTHKRAKKKREEMSNVLRKMRAGGAGDKKK; the protein is encoded by the exons ATGGCTCCCAAACATCCTAGTACGGGTTTGTTTGTTGGATTGAACAAGGGTCACGTTGTCACCAAGAAGGAGTTGCCTCCACGCCCTTCAGATCGTAAGGGG aaaacaagcAAGCGAGTGCACTTTGTGAGGAACCTCATTCGAGAGGTTGCCGGCTTTGCACCTTATGAAAAGCGAATAACTGAGTTGCTCAAGGTTGGAAAAGATAAGAGGGCACTGAAAGTTGCCAAGAGAAAGCTTGGAACCCATAAGCGCgcaaagaagaagagagaggagATGTCCAATGTTCTCCGGAAGATGAG GGCTGGTGGAGCTGGAGACAAGAAGAAATAA